The following are from one region of the Fusarium keratoplasticum isolate Fu6.1 chromosome 4, whole genome shotgun sequence genome:
- a CDS encoding Sexual development regulator velC — MSLTAVETAAKSSRRPDTMSEAMSEAMSRPYATTATSWSDPHYAPRGSVHQPQMQPHYDHQLSSPASMSTGVPGSRRPSQLQPPQHPRPSHGYQLTDMSTAPQVSHPPPPLSVPSHHTSSGTFDQQRHYEPNVAHPPPPFSSPAIERPDMLQGRHISQPVRVPSISENQQPFAYAQRPPSVDMRAIPRFTGQQFLSATAPMVSGTNPNSPAPSPTESRPDPMRISDLLSPGAGSGSRSSSISSSKRPGDVDANYKLRIRQQPVAARSCGFGERDRRVVDPPPIVQLIIEGPNLTPEEISKQLRYCHYVMSCSIYDESGARDASFMPEEYRQQRRLMGSLVGAPFVGKDEHNEEGCFFCFPDLSCRTPGSFRLKFSLVKIDPARARELRHFPVLVEAKSDVFTVYTAKDFPGMQASTRLTKRLKEQGCIISIKKGNDRSKNARGHDDSSDGEPDDGETSSQGKRRRRSAR, encoded by the coding sequence ATGTCCCTCACAGCCGTTGAGACTGCCGCGAAGAGTTCGCGGCGGCCTGATACAATGTCGGAAGCCATGTCGGAAGCCATGTCACGTCCATATGCCACCACGGCCACAAGCTGGTCCGATCCCCATTATGCTCCACGCGGCTCAGTTCATCAACCACAAATGCAACCACACTACGATCACCAGCTGTCTTCTCCAGCGAGCATGTCAACTGGCGTCCCTGGCAGCCGCCGTCCCTCACAGCTGCAGCCCCCACAGCACCCACGGCCCAGTCATGGATACCAGTTGACCGACATGTCAACCGCTCCGCAGGTCTCAcatcctccgcctcctctcAGCGTGCCGTCCCATCATACTTCCAGTGGCACCTTCGATCAGCAGAGGCACTATGAACCCAACGTTGCgcatcctccacctcctttttcttcccctGCCATTGAAAGACCAGACATGTTGCAGGGCCGCCACATCTCACAACCTGTTCGGGTGCCCTCAATCTCAGAAAACCAGCAACCGTTTGCATACGCGCAGCGTCCTCCATCAGTCGACATGCGGGCCATTCCGCGCTTCACCGGCCAGCAATTCCTCTCGGCGACTGCCCCCATGGTCAGCGGGACAAATCCAAATAGTCCCGCCCCCTCGCCCACTGAATCGAGGCCGGATCCCATGAGAATCTCTGACCTGCTCAGTCCTGGCGCCGGCAGCGGAagtcgcagcagcagcatcagcagcagtAAACGCCCCggagatgttgatgccaACTACAAGCTGAGGATCCGCCAGCAACCCGTAGCCGCTCGATCATGTGGCTTCGGCGAGAGGGACAGAAGAGTCGTTGACCCTCCCCCAATCGTTCAGCTCATTATTGAAGGACCCAACCTCACTCCAGAAGAGATCAGCAAGCAGCTACGTTACTGTCACTATGTGATGAGTTGCTCAATATACGATGAGAGTGGTGCCCGAGATGCATCTTTCATGCCCGAGGAGTACCGACAACAACGGCGGCTTATGGGCTCATTAGTCGGTGCCCCATTTGTCGGCAAAGATGAGCACAATGAAGaaggctgcttcttctgctttCCAGACCTCTCTTGCCGCACCCCCGGCTCGTTCCGCCTCAAGTTCAGCCTCGTAAAGATCGACCCAGCACGAGCAAGAGAACTAAGGCACTTCCCTGTCCTTGTCGAGGCTAAAAGCGACGTCTTTACCGTCTATACTGCAAAGGATTTCCCGGGCATGCAGGCCAGTACGAGGCTGACCAAGCGCTTGAAGGAGCAAGGGTGTATCATCTCAATCAAGAAGGGCAACGACAGGTCAAAGAATGCAAGAGGTCACGACGATTCGAGTGATGGTGAGCCAGATGATGGCGAAACATCCTCCCAGGGCAAGAGACGCCGCCGCTCGGCGCGATAA